In Campylobacter sp. 2014D-0216, the following proteins share a genomic window:
- a CDS encoding menaquinone biosynthesis decarboxylase translates to MQKFIELLEKNHLLKIINDPVDVDLEMAHLAYIEVKKEDSKALLFTHAVKNGKKYDYPVLLNTFCNEKALNLAFGRDHEEVAKEISSLLKMHIPQSFGAKLNFFKTLLDLKNIPPKRIKKEGEFTYKSLNSLSDIPILKTWEKDAAPFITMGQVYTQSLDGKQNNLGMYRLQVVDDKTLLMHWQIHKDASHFFHEYKKANQKMPVSIAIGGDPLYIWCGQAPLPKGIFELLLYGFIKKKPAILAKCKSNPLYVPYDSDFVIEGFVDPNEFAPEGPFGDHTGFYTPVELCPVLKVEKIFAKKNAIYQATVVGKPPLEDKYMGLGTERVFLPLLQTNAPDLIDYNMPENGVFHNLILAKIEAKYPAHAKQIMHTFWGVGQMSFVKHTIFVDENAPSLKDYDKLIPYILDRFDEEKLLISEGICDQLDHASNTYCYGGKAGLDACGDEKKVELEILKDETLLQLFKEKDSSILNLKQFYTQTFAPISVVLIDKKEKIAQVFEKLQIYKKHFRILAFLDQDAILENPYMLVWRIVNNIDAKRDIFIKKDCVGIDATNKGLLEDYHKAWPLMTNCSKEVIDKLIAKKLLPNDEKFFKKFEIF, encoded by the coding sequence ATGCAAAAATTTATAGAACTTTTAGAAAAAAATCATCTATTAAAAATCATCAACGATCCTGTTGATGTTGATCTTGAAATGGCGCATTTAGCTTATATAGAAGTCAAAAAGGAAGATTCTAAAGCTTTACTTTTTACTCATGCGGTAAAAAATGGCAAAAAGTATGACTATCCGGTGCTTTTAAATACTTTTTGTAATGAAAAAGCTTTAAATTTAGCTTTTGGAAGAGATCATGAAGAAGTAGCTAAAGAAATTAGCTCTTTATTGAAAATGCATATTCCGCAAAGTTTTGGTGCAAAATTAAATTTTTTCAAGACTTTATTAGATCTAAAAAATATCCCACCTAAACGCATTAAAAAAGAAGGAGAATTCACCTATAAAAGTTTAAATTCTTTAAGTGATATTCCTATTTTAAAAACCTGGGAAAAAGATGCTGCACCTTTTATCACTATGGGGCAAGTTTACACTCAAAGTTTAGATGGTAAACAAAACAACCTTGGGATGTATCGCTTGCAAGTTGTTGATGATAAAACTTTGCTTATGCATTGGCAAATTCATAAAGATGCGAGTCATTTTTTTCATGAGTACAAAAAAGCAAATCAAAAAATGCCAGTTAGTATAGCCATAGGTGGCGATCCTTTGTATATTTGGTGTGGACAAGCACCTTTACCAAAAGGAATTTTTGAGCTTTTGCTTTATGGTTTCATCAAGAAAAAACCTGCCATTTTAGCAAAGTGCAAGAGCAACCCACTTTATGTGCCTTATGATAGTGATTTTGTGATAGAAGGCTTTGTTGATCCTAATGAATTTGCACCTGAGGGGCCTTTTGGAGATCACACGGGATTTTACACTCCGGTTGAACTTTGTCCTGTATTAAAAGTAGAGAAAATTTTTGCTAAAAAAAATGCAATCTATCAAGCTACTGTCGTAGGAAAACCTCCATTAGAAGACAAGTACATGGGGCTTGGCACCGAAAGAGTTTTTTTACCTTTACTTCAAACTAACGCACCTGATTTGATCGATTATAACATGCCAGAAAATGGGGTATTTCACAACTTAATCTTAGCCAAAATAGAAGCAAAATACCCTGCGCACGCAAAACAAATCATGCATACATTTTGGGGTGTAGGGCAAATGAGTTTTGTTAAACATACTATTTTCGTAGATGAAAACGCACCTTCATTAAAAGACTATGACAAACTCATACCTTATATACTCGATCGTTTTGATGAAGAAAAATTACTTATTAGTGAAGGAATTTGCGATCAACTCGATCATGCTTCAAATACCTACTGTTATGGTGGGAAAGCAGGGCTTGATGCATGCGGTGATGAAAAAAAAGTAGAACTAGAAATTTTAAAAGATGAAACTTTACTTCAATTATTTAAAGAGAAAGATTCAAGTATTTTAAATTTAAAACAATTCTACACTCAAACTTTCGCACCAATTAGCGTAGTTTTGATTGATAAAAAAGAAAAAATTGCTCAAGTATTTGAAAAACTACAAATTTATAAAAAACACTTTAGAATTTTAGCCTTTTTAGATCAAGATGCTATTTTAGAAAACCCTTACATGCTAGTATGGCGTATCGTAAACAATATCGATGCAAAAAGAGACATTTTTATAAAAAAAGATTGTGTTGGGATTGATGCGACAAACAAAGGTTTGCTAGAAGATTATCATAAAGCATGGCCTTTAATGACTAATTGTTCTAAAGAAGTTATCGATAAGCTCATTGCAAAAAAATTACTTCCTAATGATGAAAAATTCTTCAAAAAGTTTGAAATTTTTTAA
- the hemC gene encoding hydroxymethylbilane synthase — MQLIIATRKSQLALWQSEHVKEQLLQTHANLKITLEGFKTKGDVLLDSPLAKIGGKGLFTKELEESMLRGDSHLAVHSLKDVPSFFPDGLVLAAISKREVVNDAFLSEHYENLTALPKGAKVGTTSLRRRMQLLALRPDLNIISLRGNINSRLEKLKAKEFDAIILALAGIKRLGLDKTIKYVKAFELDEMIPAASQGALGIESIDDEKILKYLECLNDENAFIETHIERDFIKTLEGGCQVPIGINAKILQDNIEIRAIVGLPDASKLLKEKRVIKKQDYVNAGELLAKEMIAKGAREILKEAESMI, encoded by the coding sequence ATGCAATTAATCATCGCAACAAGAAAAAGTCAACTTGCATTATGGCAAAGTGAACACGTAAAAGAACAATTACTGCAAACGCATGCAAATTTAAAAATTACACTAGAAGGATTTAAAACCAAAGGTGATGTTTTACTTGACTCACCTTTAGCAAAAATAGGTGGAAAAGGACTTTTCACAAAAGAACTTGAAGAAAGCATGTTAAGAGGCGATTCGCATTTGGCTGTACATAGCTTAAAAGATGTGCCAAGTTTTTTCCCTGATGGTCTAGTTTTAGCTGCTATTTCAAAAAGAGAAGTTGTAAACGATGCTTTTTTAAGTGAACATTATGAAAACCTAACTGCACTTCCAAAAGGTGCAAAAGTTGGCACCACAAGCCTTAGAAGAAGAATGCAACTTTTAGCATTAAGACCTGATTTAAATATCATTTCTTTAAGAGGCAATATCAACTCGCGCTTAGAAAAACTTAAAGCAAAAGAATTTGACGCAATTATCTTAGCATTGGCTGGTATTAAACGTTTAGGTTTAGACAAAACAATTAAATATGTCAAAGCTTTTGAGCTTGATGAGATGATACCTGCAGCCTCTCAGGGTGCTTTAGGTATAGAAAGTATTGATGATGAGAAAATTTTAAAATACCTAGAGTGCTTAAATGATGAAAATGCCTTTATAGAAACTCACATAGAAAGAGACTTTATCAAAACCTTAGAAGGTGGCTGTCAAGTACCTATAGGCATCAATGCAAAAATTCTTCAAGATAATATAGAAATTCGTGCCATAGTAGGTTTGCCTGATGCAAGTAAATTACTAAAAGAAAAAAGAGTTATTAAAAAACAAGACTATGTTAACGCAGGTGAACTTTTGGCTAAAGAAATGATAGCAAAAGGGGCAAGAGAAATTTTAAAAGAAGCAGAGAGTATGATATAA
- a CDS encoding FxsA family protein, translating into MIAKVNLSAFLVLELIASVLFIVFFGFLNFFMIVFASMFLGAMFLAKTWTNLITMQNTHTNLFGMIKLFSLTIVGILLLIPGILSSFLGILLLFFMAVLKFFTHKKSQKHQTPNNEEEIIDVEIIQEHKKCN; encoded by the coding sequence ATGATAGCAAAAGTCAACCTTAGTGCTTTTTTGGTTTTAGAATTAATTGCAAGTGTTTTGTTTATTGTTTTTTTTGGTTTTTTAAATTTTTTTATGATAGTTTTTGCAAGCATGTTTTTAGGGGCAATGTTTTTAGCAAAAACTTGGACCAATCTCATCACCATGCAAAATACCCATACTAATTTATTTGGTATGATTAAATTATTTTCTTTAACCATAGTAGGAATTTTACTGTTAATACCGGGAATTTTGAGTTCATTTTTAGGCATATTGTTGTTGTTTTTCATGGCAGTTTTAAAATTTTTCACTCATAAAAAATCCCAAAAACACCAAACACCAAACAACGAAGAAGAAATCATTGATGTAGAAATCATACAGGAGCATAAAAAATGCAATTAA
- a CDS encoding proline--tRNA ligase, translated as MMKFSKFYAVSTKENPKDATLPSHIFLVKGAFVEQIGSGLYNFLPLGKKVLDKIKNIIKEEMDKAGALEVNLSFNTPADLWKESGRFNVFGKELLRFKDRKENDFVLGPTHEEAMVALVRNKVTSYKQLPLHLYQIGLKFRDEARPRFGLLRCREFLMKDGYSFHASEADLDKEFNLMHETYSKILTRLGLEFRAVEADSGAIGGSGSKEFMVLAKNGEDDILLCEHCDYAANIEAAKRAKKTCQDERPEADFATQFHTPNIKTIEELAEFFKINPYYTIKAIAKKAIYENEEKIVVFFVRGDDELQEVKALNAANALELTDASEEELVKAGLVPGFIGFVGLNGVDFYIDHELENETNMIIGANKKDYHLVGINVVNLNKERFKDLAAVKEHDLCPKCQHKLKQSKGIEVGHIFKLGSKYSKAMNASYLDENGKAQFFTMGCYGMGVSRLVAVAIEASHDEKGCIWNKTLAPFILDIIVSNVKDTKAMELAEQIYNHFKDKEVLFDDRNERFGVKINDFELMGFPYALVIGKGLEKDEVELIHRNTLEKQVLKTQEIIPHLEKIL; from the coding sequence ATCATGAAATTTAGTAAATTTTATGCCGTAAGTACAAAAGAAAATCCAAAAGATGCCACGCTACCAAGTCATATATTTTTAGTTAAGGGTGCTTTTGTAGAGCAAATTGGAAGTGGCTTGTATAATTTTTTACCTTTAGGAAAAAAAGTTTTAGATAAAATCAAAAACATCATCAAAGAAGAAATGGATAAAGCAGGAGCTCTAGAAGTAAACTTAAGCTTTAACACCCCAGCTGATCTTTGGAAAGAAAGTGGAAGGTTTAATGTATTTGGCAAAGAACTTTTACGCTTTAAAGATAGAAAAGAAAACGATTTTGTTTTAGGACCAACCCACGAAGAAGCTATGGTGGCTTTAGTTAGAAATAAAGTTACTTCATACAAACAACTTCCTTTACACTTATATCAAATTGGCTTGAAATTCAGAGATGAAGCTAGACCTAGATTTGGACTTTTAAGATGTAGAGAATTTTTAATGAAAGATGGCTATAGTTTTCATGCTAGTGAAGCAGATCTAGATAAAGAATTTAACCTCATGCACGAGACTTATAGCAAAATTCTCACACGATTAGGACTTGAATTTAGAGCTGTTGAGGCTGATAGTGGAGCCATTGGTGGTAGCGGTTCGAAAGAATTTATGGTTTTGGCTAAAAATGGCGAAGATGATATATTATTATGCGAACACTGTGACTATGCAGCTAATATCGAAGCAGCAAAAAGAGCTAAAAAAACCTGCCAAGATGAAAGACCAGAAGCAGATTTTGCAACACAATTTCACACTCCTAATATAAAAACCATAGAAGAGTTAGCAGAATTTTTCAAGATTAACCCTTACTATACCATTAAGGCTATTGCAAAAAAAGCTATTTATGAAAATGAAGAAAAAATCGTGGTATTTTTTGTGCGTGGTGATGATGAGTTACAAGAGGTTAAAGCACTTAATGCAGCCAATGCGCTAGAATTAACCGATGCAAGCGAGGAAGAATTAGTAAAAGCAGGTTTAGTGCCTGGATTTATCGGCTTTGTAGGGTTAAATGGTGTTGATTTTTATATCGATCATGAACTTGAAAACGAAACAAATATGATTATCGGGGCTAATAAAAAAGATTATCATTTAGTAGGTATTAACGTAGTCAATCTAAACAAAGAACGCTTTAAAGATCTTGCAGCAGTCAAAGAACACGATCTTTGTCCAAAATGCCAACACAAACTCAAACAAAGCAAAGGTATTGAAGTAGGGCATATTTTTAAACTTGGTAGCAAGTATTCTAAAGCAATGAATGCAAGTTATCTAGATGAAAATGGCAAAGCACAGTTTTTTACTATGGGTTGCTATGGCATGGGGGTAAGTCGCTTGGTAGCTGTTGCTATAGAAGCAAGTCATGATGAAAAAGGTTGTATCTGGAATAAAACCTTAGCACCTTTTATTTTAGATATCATTGTTTCTAATGTAAAAGATACAAAAGCTATGGAATTAGCTGAACAAATTTATAACCATTTTAAAGATAAAGAAGTGTTGTTTGATGATAGAAATGAGCGCTTTGGAGTAAAAATCAACGACTTTGAATTAATGGGATTTCCTTATGCTTTAGTTATTGGCAAGGGCTTAGAAAAAGATGAAGTTGAGCTAATCCACAGAAATACCTTAGAAAAACAGGTGTTAAAAACACAAGAAATCATTCCACACTTAGAGAAAATTTTATGA
- the hemA gene encoding glutamyl-tRNA reductase, with protein MHYYCISFTHKNTDIATREKLSFSNENKKRELLKLIHANNKILESLALSTCNRVEILLFAGELEGVGEHVLKTLSLLCNVDKENLGSKADFYEDSGAIHHLFSVASSLDSLVIGETQIAGQLKEAYKFALQEQRCGVHLTRAIHYAFKCAANVRNQTDISKNPISVASVAVAKAKELLNLENKTAVVIGAGEMSELACKHLLNAKAKVLILNRDIEKAGKLCECLGENASCESIANLKNALNQYEVFFSATNAPHAVITHDLLEEKDYERYFFDIAVPRDIDIKSDEKNHVYAVDDLEEVVKKNLTLREHQAQIAYSIVGVMTNEFFQHLSKLATLPLVKQLRLQADEIASIELQKAIKKGYLKHSNHEEARKLIRQVMNAFLHHPSVNLKKLSGTMQNDSVINAMRYVFDLKNENMEGLNLYKCEFNLENNHEI; from the coding sequence ATGCATTATTATTGCATCAGCTTTACACATAAAAATACAGATATTGCTACTCGAGAAAAGCTTTCCTTCTCCAACGAAAACAAAAAAAGAGAACTTTTAAAACTCATTCATGCCAACAACAAGATTTTAGAAAGTCTAGCACTTAGCACTTGCAATAGAGTTGAAATTTTACTTTTTGCAGGTGAATTAGAAGGTGTTGGCGAGCATGTTTTAAAAACTTTAAGTTTGCTTTGCAATGTTGATAAAGAAAATCTTGGATCCAAGGCAGATTTTTATGAGGATAGTGGTGCCATCCATCATCTTTTTTCCGTAGCTAGTTCACTCGATAGCTTGGTTATTGGCGAAACACAAATTGCTGGCCAATTAAAAGAAGCATATAAGTTTGCCCTACAAGAGCAAAGATGTGGAGTGCATTTAACAAGAGCGATTCATTATGCTTTTAAATGTGCAGCCAATGTAAGAAATCAAACCGATATTTCAAAAAATCCTATTTCAGTTGCTTCTGTTGCAGTAGCCAAAGCCAAAGAATTATTGAACTTAGAAAATAAAACGGCTGTGGTTATCGGAGCAGGCGAAATGAGCGAATTAGCTTGTAAGCACCTTTTAAATGCAAAAGCTAAAGTGCTTATACTTAATAGAGACATAGAAAAAGCAGGGAAACTTTGTGAATGTTTAGGTGAAAATGCGAGTTGTGAAAGTATTGCGAATTTAAAAAATGCCTTAAATCAATATGAAGTTTTTTTTAGCGCTACTAATGCTCCTCATGCTGTTATAACTCATGATTTGCTAGAAGAAAAAGACTATGAAAGGTATTTTTTTGATATAGCCGTACCTAGAGATATTGATATAAAATCTGATGAAAAAAACCACGTCTATGCGGTTGATGATTTAGAAGAGGTAGTAAAGAAAAATTTAACCCTAAGAGAACATCAAGCGCAAATTGCTTACTCTATAGTAGGTGTGATGACTAATGAGTTTTTTCAGCATTTAAGCAAGCTAGCAACCTTACCTTTAGTAAAACAGCTTCGATTGCAAGCTGATGAAATTGCTAGCATAGAATTACAAAAAGCTATAAAAAAAGGATATTTAAAACATTCAAACCACGAAGAAGCAAGAAAGCTTATAAGACAAGTAATGAATGCCTTTTTGCACCATCCTAGTGTAAATCTTAAAAAACTAAGCGGAACCATGCAAAATGATTCAGTGATTAATGCGATGCGTTATGTATTTGATTTAAAAAATGAAAATATGGAAGGTTTAAACCTTTATAAATGTGAATTTAATTTGGAGAATAATCATGAAATTTAG
- a CDS encoding polyprenyl synthetase family protein, producing the protein MQKIDQYMHEFLSELNYEPILTMSSKLQGGKKLRSKLLLKIANENETSYKICAIIELIHAASLLHDDVIDEAKLRRGVKSINAEFGAKNAIMLGDILYSKAFYELSLLDLKLAKVISNAVVKLSIGELMDVNLSETFNTNKNAYLQMIYNKTAVLIEASARSGAILAGLDEDDFAEYGKNLGLAFQIVDDLLDIQGDEQTLGKPAMNDFKEGKTTLAYMYLYEKLNPQDQAILQGYYKKDLNESEVAWIKNKMHECQIFEQVHQELNVYANNALKAIEKYNIKDLEDIIKSMIERDF; encoded by the coding sequence GTGCAAAAGATCGATCAATACATGCATGAATTTTTATCAGAGTTAAATTACGAACCTATTTTAACGATGAGTTCAAAACTTCAAGGCGGAAAAAAATTACGCTCAAAATTACTTTTAAAAATCGCCAATGAAAATGAAACTAGCTATAAAATTTGTGCCATTATAGAATTAATTCACGCTGCAAGTTTGCTACATGATGATGTTATTGATGAGGCAAAACTTAGAAGAGGTGTAAAGTCGATCAATGCAGAATTTGGCGCAAAAAATGCCATTATGTTAGGTGATATTTTATATTCAAAAGCTTTTTATGAACTCTCGCTTTTAGATTTAAAACTTGCAAAAGTTATCTCTAATGCAGTAGTAAAGCTTTCTATTGGAGAGTTAATGGATGTAAATTTAAGTGAAACTTTCAACACTAACAAAAATGCTTACTTGCAAATGATATACAATAAAACTGCAGTTTTAATCGAAGCTAGTGCAAGAAGCGGTGCAATACTTGCTGGCTTAGATGAAGATGATTTTGCAGAATATGGAAAAAATTTAGGCTTAGCCTTTCAAATTGTGGATGATCTTTTGGATATTCAAGGCGATGAACAAACCTTAGGAAAACCTGCTATGAATGACTTTAAAGAGGGCAAAACCACTCTTGCTTATATGTATTTATATGAAAAATTAAACCCTCAAGATCAAGCAATCTTACAAGGTTATTATAAAAAAGATTTAAATGAGAGTGAAGTTGCTTGGATAAAAAATAAAATGCATGAATGTCAAATTTTCGAGCAAGTCCATCAAGAACTAAATGTCTATGCAAACAATGCCTTAAAAGCTATAGAAAAATATAACATAAAAGATTTAGAAGATATTATCAAAAGTATGATTGAGAGGGATTTTTAA
- a CDS encoding exporting protein, with translation MILRWFWWIFLFSSLLKAEVFFDYTYQFTLSKDEKASVRIKEIDYPDEIYHFDFSWTLFDQTNIIVHSKYKKYPRQFVMSLRRNLNWVVQTLVPDYNNPHIDRARLILEFSDFKKGEAIFTVYIEDRNKKLEVEFLDPRKATLNQN, from the coding sequence TTGATTTTGCGTTGGTTTTGGTGGATATTTTTATTTTCTAGTTTACTTAAAGCTGAAGTTTTTTTTGACTATACCTATCAATTTACCTTAAGTAAAGATGAAAAAGCGAGTGTAAGAATTAAAGAGATTGATTACCCTGATGAAATCTATCATTTTGACTTCTCATGGACTTTGTTTGATCAAACTAATATTATCGTACATTCAAAATACAAAAAATACCCCAGACAATTTGTCATGTCTTTAAGAAGAAATTTAAACTGGGTGGTTCAAACTTTAGTGCCTGATTATAATAATCCTCATATTGACAGAGCAAGATTAATACTAGAATTTAGTGATTTTAAAAAAGGTGAAGCTATTTTTACTGTGTATATAGAAGATAGAAATAAAAAACTAGAAGTGGAATTTTTAGACCCTAGAAAAGCCACTCTTAATCAAAACTAA
- a CDS encoding DUF2018 family protein has protein sequence MDIFDEMFAKTPKEKFIETIKYANLGALENVMEKLLADHIAMIELLEKNNLNETDVAQFQMENSLLIDERKNDFYIGLSAEILGHEG, from the coding sequence ATGGATATTTTTGATGAAATGTTTGCTAAAACTCCTAAAGAAAAATTTATAGAAACAATAAAATACGCAAACCTAGGTGCTTTAGAAAATGTAATGGAAAAATTACTAGCAGATCACATTGCTATGATAGAACTTTTAGAAAAAAATAACCTTAACGAAACAGATGTTGCTCAATTTCAAATGGAAAATTCTCTTTTGATAGATGAAAGAAAAAATGACTTTTATATAGGCTTAAGCGCTGAAATTTTAGGTCATGAGGGTTGA
- a CDS encoding HAD family hydrolase: MINVIFDMDGTLIDSAKAIVCAVNEIRADLNLEPLKRDFILDTINTPGQNYAKIFYGVDTYSHTSFKEGYEKYFIKHYDQSVVLFDGVVEVLDFCKKNGCYLAIATNAPQESLVPILKKQNILSYFDKILGVSYGIEAKPDPMMLRLIADEAKYNKSLFIGDSLKDRLCAKNANVDYIHIAWHKEVKEPDEANDKNTLIEKIQTHMKG; encoded by the coding sequence TTGATTAATGTAATTTTTGATATGGACGGAACTTTAATAGATAGCGCTAAGGCTATTGTATGTGCAGTAAATGAAATAAGAGCTGATTTAAATCTTGAACCTTTAAAAAGAGATTTTATCCTTGATACAATCAACACTCCAGGGCAAAACTATGCTAAGATTTTTTATGGCGTTGATACTTACTCTCACACAAGCTTCAAAGAAGGTTATGAGAAGTATTTTATCAAGCATTATGACCAAAGCGTGGTGCTTTTTGATGGGGTAGTTGAAGTTTTGGATTTTTGTAAAAAAAATGGGTGCTATTTGGCCATTGCTACCAATGCGCCACAAGAAAGCTTAGTGCCTATTTTAAAAAAACAAAACATTCTTTCGTATTTTGATAAAATTTTAGGCGTTAGTTATGGTATAGAAGCTAAGCCTGATCCTATGATGTTAAGATTGATTGCAGATGAGGCAAAATACAATAAAAGTCTTTTTATAGGCGATAGCTTAAAAGACAGACTTTGTGCAAAAAATGCAAATGTAGATTATATACATATTGCTTGGCATAAAGAAGTTAAAGAACCAGATGAGGCTAATGATAAAAACACTTTAATAGAAAAAATTCAAACTCACATGAAAGGTTAA
- a CDS encoding cation:proton antiporter domain-containing protein: MDAFITLFLTAVAVAVVLNVILKKFGIPTIIGYIATGLFVREFYGFSTNEIIIHVAEFGIVFLMFTIGLEFSFKHLLAMKKEVFLNGSLQMLTCGLVCTLLVTYILGIASHIAMIAGFALALSSTAIVLKILNDSGDINEEYGRKALGILLFQDIAVIPLLLMIDIFSSQNADISRLLITTLVSAIILLVLLYFIGKYLFTYVLKFIIKTNANEIFIATILFTVIGASFLAHSFGFSYSLGAFIAGALIAETQYKHKIEADLVPFRDLLLGFFFISVGLQIDFHLVFENWFLIFVFVSLVLVVKFVVIYGLLVLYTRKRVALKTALSISQIGEFALAVFSLMQVNSLLDEKTAQIFIIVSIVTMVATPFILNNLRKIANAAEGEQNDMAKFYLCDQKMKDHFIIFGYERLGQEVVQKIKKTGIPYLVLENDLNLVELGRSRNENVFFANVAQVETLKIANIEECSVAIITISNEAKLDMLYQVLSNLNKPIKTVLKTSGMGAKIIFPHTDKYLHIVDAEASIARNLVQEALQCRINTSAAE; this comes from the coding sequence GTGGATGCATTTATAACTTTATTTTTGACCGCAGTAGCAGTAGCAGTTGTTTTGAATGTCATATTAAAAAAATTTGGTATTCCAACCATAATAGGCTATATCGCTACAGGTTTATTTGTGCGTGAATTTTATGGCTTTAGCACCAATGAAATCATCATACATGTGGCAGAATTTGGTATAGTATTTTTGATGTTTACTATTGGACTTGAATTTTCTTTTAAGCATCTTTTAGCGATGAAAAAAGAAGTGTTTTTAAACGGAAGTTTGCAAATGCTAACTTGTGGTTTAGTATGCACTTTACTTGTGACTTATATTTTGGGTATTGCAAGTCATATTGCGATGATTGCAGGTTTTGCCTTGGCATTATCATCTACAGCTATTGTTTTAAAAATACTCAATGATAGTGGCGATATCAATGAAGAATACGGCAGAAAAGCTTTGGGGATTTTACTTTTTCAAGACATCGCAGTAATACCACTACTACTTATGATTGATATTTTTAGCTCTCAAAATGCAGATATTTCTAGACTTTTAATCACCACTTTAGTTAGTGCTATTATTTTACTAGTTTTGCTTTATTTTATAGGTAAATATCTTTTTACTTATGTTTTAAAATTTATCATCAAAACAAATGCGAATGAAATTTTTATCGCGACCATTCTTTTTACTGTGATTGGCGCAAGCTTTTTGGCACATTCATTTGGTTTTTCATACTCTTTAGGTGCTTTTATAGCCGGAGCTTTAATAGCAGAAACACAATACAAGCACAAAATTGAAGCAGATTTAGTACCTTTTAGAGATTTACTTTTGGGATTTTTCTTTATTAGTGTTGGCTTGCAGATAGATTTTCATCTTGTTTTTGAAAATTGGTTTTTGATTTTTGTATTTGTAAGTTTAGTTTTGGTTGTAAAGTTTGTAGTTATTTATGGTCTTTTGGTTTTATACACTAGAAAAAGAGTAGCGTTAAAAACAGCTTTAAGTATTTCTCAAATTGGAGAATTTGCACTCGCAGTATTTTCACTCATGCAAGTTAATTCACTTTTAGATGAAAAAACTGCGCAAATTTTTATCATAGTTTCTATTGTAACAATGGTTGCAACACCATTTATTTTAAATAATCTTAGAAAAATAGCCAATGCGGCTGAGGGTGAGCAAAATGATATGGCTAAATTTTATCTTTGTGATCAAAAAATGAAAGATCATTTTATTATTTTTGGTTATGAAAGATTAGGTCAAGAAGTCGTGCAAAAAATCAAAAAAACAGGTATTCCTTATTTGGTTTTAGAAAATGACTTGAATTTAGTCGAACTTGGTCGAAGTAGAAATGAAAATGTATTTTTTGCAAATGTTGCACAAGTAGAAACTTTAAAAATAGCCAATATCGAAGAATGCTCAGTCGCAATTATAACCATAAGTAATGAAGCAAAACTTGATATGCTTTATCAAGTGCTTTCCAATCTAAACAAACCTATCAAAACAGTGTTAAAAACAAGTGGTATGGGAGCAAAGATCATCTTCCCTCATACGGATAAATACTTACACATTGTAGATGCAGAAGCTTCCATAGCAAGAAATTTAGTCCAAGAGGCATTACAATGTAGAATCAACACAAGTGCAGCAGAATGA
- a CDS encoding heat shock protein transcriptional repressor HspR yields the protein MEHSYDEPVYLISVVAKVLSIHPQTLRQYEKEGLVEPSRTDGKMRLYSQKDIDRIKMILRLTRDLGVNLAGVDVILKLKTKIDEFENTIEELRLELDRRDNPSKSRAVVKHRSNFDLIFLEKIK from the coding sequence ATGGAACACAGTTACGATGAACCGGTATATCTTATTAGTGTTGTGGCAAAGGTTTTAAGTATACACCCACAAACTCTAAGACAATACGAAAAAGAAGGTTTAGTCGAGCCAAGTAGAACTGATGGTAAAATGAGGCTTTATTCACAAAAAGACATTGACCGTATAAAAATGATCTTGCGTTTAACTAGAGATCTTGGAGTAAATTTAGCAGGAGTAGATGTAATATTAAAACTCAAAACAAAAATTGATGAGTTTGAAAATACCATAGAAGAGTTAAGATTGGAGCTTGATAGAAGAGATAATCCTTCAAAATCAAGAGCGGTTGTCAAACATAGAAGTAATTTTGATTTAATTTTTTTAGAAAAAATCAAATAA